DNA sequence from the Coregonus clupeaformis isolate EN_2021a chromosome 30, ASM2061545v1, whole genome shotgun sequence genome:
ACatgtttttttatgtttttgtttattggGGAAAATGAAAAAGCAGTGCGGTATTGCCTCCGAAGGAAGAAAGATCCAATTCCATTGTTATGAATCGTCAAAAAAGCAAGATTTTCTGCCCTGCACTTGCTCTGCAGATCCTGGTTTATATGCGGGAAATGAACATAGTTTGAGGTCAACGTTGGCCTCAGCGAAAGTCTGCAAAGGTTTTCATCCTAATCTAATGGCATAACGAACAGGGTTAAACATCTGccaagcgagagagaggagaggatagcaGAAGATGGGACAGGATAGGAGAGAAGTCAGAATGCTAGCCAGGCTCACTGATGTGGGCTGCCATCGCTGAAGTCTTTAGCCAAACATTGCTGGGCCAGATGGCCTATAGCCCAAGATTAAAGAATAGTCTCCAAAAAGCAATCTACAAGATGGCTATAATCCAGGCTTGACGATGGTGGGAGTGAAAACCGACGTCAGCGATGATGTCATAAGGAGGGAGACGCCGCACAGCAAAGAGCCTTCTgtaatatatttttaaatatacatGTACATAATGGGCAGTGGCTTCTTTCTAACTATTCTTATCATTTTGCATAAAAATCTAATGTTGAAGATGTTCAcacctgtagcccagttggtagagcatggcgcttgcaacgccagggttctgggttcgtttcccacggggggccagtgtgaaaaaaatatatgatgcactcactaactgtgtgTGTAGGGCTGTACTTGTACATGGTGTTCAGGTCTTTTTAATTAGGGCTTGGCAGCACATCTGAGGGACACATTTGCTACATCGTCCCCTGCTCGGCCTGACACCAACTCAGTAACTTTCAGTAATGCTGAAAAAAGGAATGTTCATTATTTCCTTTTTAGCTGAAGTTTCAGTATTTCAGAAAGCACAGCTAAATCAGTCCTAATAGGATACGTCATTCGTTGCAATTTGGTTGTTGATATTATATTCATGCTAcattgagctccaaaagtattgggacagtgacacatttgatgttgttttggctctgtactccagcacttcttaccatgattacggatagtcctgaatgaatcgttaataatgatgaatgagaaagttacagacacacaaatatcataatCCCCCCCagaatgctaacctcccctgttattgtcatggtgagaggttagcatgtcttgggggtatgatatttgtgcgtctgtaacttactCACTCATTATTCAGAATTCATTCTggactatccataatcatggtagcatctacATTAATGTAggagtgtttagaaacatattatattcttatttacaataaaagtgactccaaaatgacacaatacattatttaccattcatttcaattaggcacaaaataatctgaaaccgCCAAAACAatcagcaaatgcatccaacaagtttgtagagtcacaagcttcatgtaatcattgtgtgctaggaatatgggaccaaatagtAAACTTTTGACAATTGTAATACATATATAAGTGAATTTggcccaatacttttggtcccctaaaatggggggactatgtacaaaatgtgctgtaatttctaaacggttcacccggtatggatgaaaataccctcaaattaaagctgacagtctgcacttttacctcatagtcattgtatcatttcaaatccaaagtgctggagtacagagccaaaacaacaataaatgtgtcactgtcccataTACTCACTGTATATTCTGAAATCACTGGTAGCTTTAGGTATTTTGAAATGAAGTGGTATGCTATTCTGAAGTGAAATGATCCCTCTCCATTGTTCAACTGCCTGCCCAACTCCTAATCTTGTCCATTGAATGAAaagttatttttttgttttctgttttcttAATTATGTTGCGCTGTtgttgatgatgataatgatgatgatgttgatgattttgtattgtatttcACTTTGCCTCTATGGGTCAAAACTTTTTATGATGTGGTGAAACATTGAGGGGAAAATCCTTAACTTCTACTTATGACACATTTTCACTTAGTCATGTATTGATGTCAGTGGGACACTGAGTGAAAACTTTACTTAGGTGGAAATTAGCATTCGCCCCTAACACTTCAATACTTGAAATTCTGTTTGAAGCTTCTGAGTCCTTTAGCTGTGGGCTTGTGATCTGTGACTGTCAGGATGTCCATTGGCTGTTTAAAGAGTACAGTATGTTGGTAGTCTGCTAGAAGTATACGCCATCAGTGTTGTAAGTTTTCTTTTCATTTACTGAGGTGTTTCAAATTGTACATTTCCTATTTTCTTTTGATGCATTTTGTTTTGTATaagattattatgattattattgttattattatttgtgtTTCTATTTGGTGTTATTACACCATTGATAATAACATCATGATAATGATTTGTAAGCTAAACAGGTGTTCTTGGAGGTATACAGTAATTATATCAGTTATTTTATTTCTGCTCTTTAAATTGACTTGAATATGATGTTGacatagtaaaaaaaaatacttgtttcTTTGTTGGTTGCAATATGCCTGATTTGAGTAGTGGTATACTGACTGTTGCTGTGTTCGGATGAAGACTGTTTCCCCCTCTTGCACTGGCTTAGCCCAAACGCCTTCTGTCCAGGCATATAGCGCTGATGCAATGAGTTGGTCAGAAATTACAACAAAATGATTAAATATTTAATAGTTTAATAAAAATCTATGAAGGAAATATCCAATATTTCATAAGATCTCTGCTCATTCCTGTCTCTATGTAATGATAGTTTGTTATGTCAAGTGCCCACTTGAATGCTGTAATAATGTGACTTCCTGTTGCTGATGTCCGTAGACAGTTAGCGCAACCTTTACTTATAAGCAGGGAAATGTGAAGTGATTTTCTTCTGCAGGAAATGTGTTATTTCTTAGGTAAAAGCAAAAGACAGACTAATGCAACTTTTTTCATCGCTATAAACTATTTGCTTATGTCATATTTAGTTAGCTATACTTAGTTATACTCCTCTTTTGTGGTTAtgctcttacattttacattttagtcatttagcagacactcttatccagagtgactctTGTGTGCTGTAATGTGACGTGCCAATCAATGTCCATGCCTTTCATGAGACCATatatttacctttcagcaggaagaAATGCATTATTAAACTAAAGCACTTATATTTTATAACTTTGCATATCTATCTAACACAGGGTAATAAAATGCTTTCTAAAATAGATTTTATTGCATTCTGAAGTAGGGTGTTTTTCAGACTCATATCAATACTCACTACTGTAAAAAGATAACTCCTAACTGGAAAGGCCACTCCTTACTGTAGTAGGAAGGGTTCACTATTCCTTTGAAGCAGTTTACAACCTTGTTGTTAGTAACAATGGTTGTGTATTGGAAAAATCCTGACTGGTCAATGGTGTGTGCCCAGATAAGATTCCATCACTCAACTTTTAAAAAAGTATGCTAAAAACTTGAAACTCGAACAATCCGCTAACATTGACACAATGGgaaaatataattatttattattgaaatgttgaaatagcatgggcgacCGAGAAAAATACattggtacaatttaaggccaagtggcaaacaataatgcagacACTAGGGAAGGGGGAGtgagcatgtgggtctgggcagaggagatgtggtcattgtttgtgtgtctgtaagttgttgttcgTATGTATACGTTTgtttttgtaatgttttttttttttaagaacaaAAACATATtagaaaaatacaataaaaatattCTAACAGGAAGTGGGAAACAGCAGTCCATGAAtcattagttcctaccaaggccACCCATCCATGTCTATGTAATGTTGGTCAATCCTGATTAGAGAGGTGCTGTACAAAGCTTTTCATAAACAAAGCTATGCAGTATTTTCCTAAACCTAGACCATGcctgtattgtttttcatttaTTGTAGTATTGTAAACTAAATATATATCCAAATATTACAATCAACTATACATTTATATACACTTACAATTTCAGCATTGCGTTTTGGCATAGAATTATTTTCAAATCAGATAAGAAAGCTAACCTTGCACATTGATCTTAAACTTAACATTTTGAGTCGAGGTTCCTAAGTTATTCCGTTTCAGTGTCTGCTCTGACTTGAATACACAACAATAATACTTTGTGTGTTGTGAAAGCAATGTCGGACATATTTGGTTTGAAAAAAAATCACCTAGCTGTCAGACTATACTGTTGCACTGTGGCCAACAAATCTGATAGTGTATATATTAATAGATTTCACCCAGATTGTGTCTGAATATTACAACGCATTTTATCCACATATTATATTGTTACAGCAAAATAACAATTTTAAGGATAATCTCAAACAATTTTAGTTAATCAAAGTGCAAGGATTGGAATTAATGTATGAATTTCAATAGGAATGTTATTTGTAACTTTCTTGTCAGAATAATGACGCTGAGCACGCCATTATCAATTGTTAAAACAATTGGGATGGAGTGTGCAGAGTCTCTCACCATTGAGTGCTATATTTAGTCTTCTTTGATTCAGTCGTGGGCCTTAACCACATGGCCTTGTGCTTTTCAATGAGCACTCTGGGGATCTGTGGGCTTGTGAACCAGGTATCCGGCCTACTACATACATGTGTTTTAATTAAAGGCATCCTTTGTGAGACGGTGTATCCTGGCGAATGGGGTAGTGGCGGTGGTGGTGAAGCCGTGTACTGAGCCCACGGAGCGTGGCATGCAGCGCATATTGCCCGTGGTGACAATGCACTGCAGGGGCCACAGCACCATGATCACCAGCAGCACCATCAACACGATGAAAAGCAGCAGCCACTTCCAGTTGTTCAGCCGCTCCAGGAAGCCCATGTGCTGGGGCCGCGTCTGAGCAGGGACCTCGTCTGCCTTGCTGGCCCCGATGTCGATGCAGATGCAGAAGGCCGAGGTGGAGCTGGATGTTCCGGGGTCGGCCTCCAGTGGCCGCTTGTAGCACAGCTTCTCCCCATCCAGCCACACAGGTTCCTCGTGCTGCTGGTGGCTGGGCAGTTTACACAGTACCTCCTGGCTGGTGGCCAGGGCAGGCGGACCCTCCTCGGTTAGGAGGGTAGGGTGGCGGCAGAATGGACAAGGGATCTTGCTGCTGCCGCTTCCTTCCTGCTCTCCTAGCGAAATGGCCATGAGGCGCGATAGGCACTCAAGGCAGAAGGTGTGGGTGCACTCCAGCAGCTTGGGCGTCTTGAAGACATTGTCGTAGGTGTTGTAGCAGATGGAGCACTCGGGTTGGCTACCAAAAGCAACCATTTTGTTCAGGTCCACATTCTCTTCCTGGGGCATCACCTTGGTGTGCCACACCTGAGGGATCTGCGCCATCTTGAAGGGGTGTTCTGTATTATTTTCTCCCTTTCTTTGGTCTTTTGATTGGTACTCCCTCTTTTCCCCCTTACTCTTCTTTGTTTTTTGGTGTGGATTATCTGAGAATGAATGAAAATCCAGATTATTAATATTTTAATGACGTGTTCAGATGGTGTCTGGCCCGTTATTTTACTAGAActgtgtaaaatctatttttaacATCACACAGTGTGTACATAATCCCAAATGGTTAACATGATTTCATTCAAGAGCATATTATAAAGTAGGTCATAAAGGTTTATGTCCCCATGCAGGCAGAGTTCCAATACCATTAGGTTATTCCCTTCAGAATATGATTACCTTCTGACCTAATGTAAGGAGATTCATATTACACTCAAAGTAGTCACAAATAATCCAGCATTTGGTGGAATTTAATGTGTATAAATTGAATGTATTTTTaaacatattatatatatatatcagtccCAAGCCAAATCAGCCTATCAGTCCGTTTATGTCACTAATTTCATGTATCTGCTTGTCAAGCCCTCATATTTAGCCTCACATTGAAGTGCTTTACTGTTTTCCTTTTAGcacaaccagggctacaagtagaatgAAAAACTTTTTGACATAAAATGTTACATTCATGAGTTTAGTTGAATACTATGACTACAAGAATGAGGTCCGCCAAACAAAAAcctgatttaaaaaaacatttacagtggggagaacaagtatttgatacactgccgattttgcaggttttcctacttacaaagcatgtagaggtctgtaatttttatcataggtacacttcaactgtgagagacagaatctaaaacaaacatccagaaaatcacattgtatgatttttaagtaattaatttccatttttttgcatgacataagtatttgttcacctaccaaccagtaagaattccagctctcacagacctgttagtttttctttaagaagccctcctgttctccactcattacctgtattaactgcacctgtttgaactcgttacctgtataaaagacacctgtccacacactcaatcaaacagactccaacctctccacaatggccaagaccagagagctgtgtaaggacatcagggataaaattgtagacctgcacaaggctgggattggctacaggacaataggcaagcagcttggtgagaaggcaacaactgttggctcaattattagaaaatggaagaagttcaagatgacagtcaatcaccctcggtctggggctccatgcaagatctcacctcgtggggcatcaatgatcatgaggaaggtgagggatcagcccagaactacacggcaggacctggtcaatgacctgaagagagctgggaccacagtctcaaagtaaaccattagtaacacactacgccgtcatggattaaaatcctgcagcgcacgcaaggtccccctgctcaagccagcgcatgtccaggcccgtctgaagtttgccaatgaccatctggatgatccagaggaggaatgggagaaggtcatgtggtctgaggagacaaaaatagagctttttggtctaaactccactcgccgtgtttggaggaagaacaaggaggagtacaaccccaagaacaccatcccaaccgtgaagcatggaggtggaaacatcattctttggggatgcttttctgcaaaggggacaggacgactgcaccgtattgaggggctgatggatggggccatgtatcgcgagatcttggccaacaacctccttccctcagtaagagcattgaagatgggtcgtggctgggtcttccagcatgacaacgaccaaaacacacagccagggcaactaaggagtggctccgtaagaagcatctcaaggtcctggagtggcctagccagtctccagacctgaacccaatagaaaatctttggagggagctgaaagtccgtattgcccagcgacagccccgaaacctgaaggatctggagaaggtctgtatggaggagtgggccaaaatccctgctgcagtgtgtgcaaacctggtcaagacctacaggaaaagtatgatctctgtaattgcaaacaaagtttctgaaccaaatattaagttctgcttttctgatgtatcaaatacttatgtcatgcaataaaatgcaaatgaattacttaaaaatcatacaatgtgattatctggatttttgattttagattccgtctctcacagttgaagtggacctatgataaaaattacagacctctacatgctttgtaagtaggaaaacctgcaaaatcggcagtgtatcaaatacttgttctccccactgtatatgaataaTGTAAGTACAGAAAATGTTGGCTCAGTGGGATATGAACATTCAAATAGTATGTGACAACTGTGTTCAATTTGGAGTTTGTGACAACAACTATATGACTCTATTACGGTATAATAGACACTATTTCCTGAGCAGAAATGTATGAAATGGACTGTTATATCCACAAAACCTCACCCATTGTCTTATACCCATGTCTGTGATCTGTCTGTAAGTGTTTGAAGTCTGTTTGGGAGCTATAAAAAGCTCAGGAAAGCATCCGGAATTAAAGCTGCAAGCAGCATTGACGGAATTACGCTGTGTGCCCACTGTGCCACCATCAGGACAAATTGGACACATTGCCCTAGGACGAGTTACTTCTGTACTATTTACCACGCTTGCCAAATATCAGAACTCAAAATCAAACTGATCATGCAATATTATTTGCTTTTGATGTATTTTGGACAATTTTCAATGATGTTGACTACTTTAAACGTCCAGAACCGCAGGACCGATCGGAACCAAAATGttttgttttctgttttcttAATTATGTTGCGCTGTtgttgatgatgataatgatgatgatgttgatgatggttttgta
Encoded proteins:
- the LOC121545976 gene encoding RING finger protein 223-like; the protein is MAQIPQVWHTKVMPQEENVDLNKMVAFGSQPECSICYNTYDNVFKTPKLLECTHTFCLECLSRLMAISLGEQEGSGSSKIPCPFCRHPTLLTEEGPPALATSQEVLCKLPSHQQHEEPVWLDGEKLCYKRPLEADPGTSSSTSAFCICIDIGASKADEVPAQTRPQHMGFLERLNNWKWLLLFIVLMVLLVIMVLWPLQCIVTTGNMRCMPRSVGSVHGFTTTATTPFARIHRLTKDAFN